CTATTAAGTCACGCATAGCATAAAAATGTCTCTAAATACCTTAAGGTCTTGCCTGGTTGCCAGCAGCTCAGACTCTTTCCCATAAAGgtccagctgcagcttttccatgttttccttatttttttcatgggtCTTCTGTAAGTCTGctagctttcctttctctgctttaagCTCCTGAGCTGACAAAATAGCCTGCTGTTGCAGTTTATTCTCCAGTTCTGCCTGAAACATAAGCATAGGAAGTGCCAGCTAATGTTACAGACAGTAATCTTAACCATTTCAATAAACCACATTTCTACTGCAAagctagatttttttccacttatgAAATAGCAATTTGGTAATCtaatatttacagttttatAGCAATATTTTGTAACTAATTTAACAATAACACTTAAttcaaatcagaaaaataagcataagACCTAAAATATTACttagattttaaatgttaagtCCTACAGTTTCCACAGACCAACTAAAGCACAAGTTTGAACACGTAGCTCAGGGCAGCCAAAGCTGGAGCAACATTTAACAGCGCATGGCACGCAACACAACATTCTCTCATGTTGCAAGACATTTGAACTCCTTCCACTACGGTTTATGAGTTTCATACTGTTACTCAGATAAATTCTTTCAGGATAATAAAAGAGTTAGTTTAAAACTGCCATGGACATTCCAAAACACTGCAGAGTTTGTCTAAACTGCTCTCACAAAACTTTTCTACTGCTTTACAGGGAAAGAGCAGCTCTTGCTTCATAGCATCTTCCTgaagcaacataaaaaaattCAATCTAGTCTTTTTTACCAGTGTACTGAAACTCAGCTCCTACAGAATCTGTACATTTCAGCATTGACTGAAGACCTTTATAACACATCCTGACCTCATCCTTTTGAACAAGACTACAGTAAATAGCTGTTTATCACAAAGACATTGGCGGAAAAGTTGCAGCATTTATCAGATAAATgtatattaattttcttaaaggaaTACAAGAGGCCATCCTTACCTTTTCTAAAAGGGCAGTTTTTAATTCAGCTTGCAGTGTTTCgctatgttttttcttctgctcaaaAGATTCCTTTATCTCTCTCAGCTTTCCCTGAAGATGCtgttcactgttttctttctctttcagaagacCCTGAATTTCCAGTACTTGCGCTCGTGTTGAATCAAGTTCTACTGACAACTGCTTAGAAATctatatgcaaaaatattaaataactgtatataattttaatttaactcATTACTTATACATGTAACTGCCTACTGAACTGTGCGTATGACAAACTGTATAgttcaaaaagcaaacagacacATTCACAAATGAAAAACCAGTCAAAGCTGTTAAAGCTGAAGATATGGTCTCTGGCTCATCCCCCAAAAGACTGCTGACAAGCTGGGGAGTGCCCCCTGGTTGTAACCTGAAAGATTACAAAGCCCTCTTCTACATTCCTCTATGCAtctgctgttttgctctgtACCAGGCAATATCTTTCTCGTGAGCCAGTACacttcttacatttttaaaataatctgcaGGTTATTTGTAGCAGAGTTTCCAAGGATGCATTACTTCTTGCATACATAACCAGACTATCCCACAGTGTCACTGCTGCAAGCTCCTTCTTCAGAGCTGGATGATCCAATACTGGCAATTAGATTTAAAGAACACTGACAATCAGATTTAGATTTTAAGAATACCTATACCACGAAGATAATCTCTTATTCTCAATCTCCTACACTTAGATCAGCTCCagtcttttttccccattcaaaattaaaagcagttaGCTTTTTTCCAGCCAGCAGTGATCTGTGCTCGCCTGCTGCCAGCTGTAGCAGATACCAAACTCATCCTCCAGCACTCGCCACAGAGCACCACAGTGCTTCTGCCAGAACAAGAGAGGAGACAaagtagcagcagcagtcacagaGGAAAGGTCTGTCTGTAAGCATTACACCTGCACATCCACAATCAATCTTTCAGGCAGCAAGAATCCACCACAGTTCAAAACATGTCCACTGCTCATAATGCTTTTCCGATTCATTTAAGGAAAAGGTGCAGTTTAGGTAAAGAAATTCATAAAAGTGGATTTGGTCTTCAGCCTACTAGCTGAACTAAATGATTTTGTCTGAATGCTCATCTTTAAAAAAGTTAACTTCGTCTGTATGTAGCCATGGACAATTATAAAAatttgcaaaaggaaataaatcctCAAGAATATATGAAAATTTCCTGTCAGCCACACAGAGAACATGGTTTAGGCAACACAGCGATGCCTAAGTTGAAAAGAGATCTAAGGATATAAGATAAACAATTTCATTGTTCAGAGACCataaatttgaaagaaaatgaggacaCGGTAATAAAAAGTAACTGTTTCCCTTATGGAGAAACTGCAGGGCCAAAACAGTATGCAGAGCACAGGTAAGTAACAGCAGAACCTGTATCTTAAAATATGTGTAGGAAATTTTTAGTATTACCTGATTTTAGGGACACAAACAGGTTACAATTTGAAAActgcaactttttttcccctcaacaaTCCCagcatgaaaaactgaaaaatcaatctTTTCAGCATGTTATTActcttttcttgattttttcaaACTAAATAAGTGAAGTGGACAGCTTaccccctcctttttttccagtgagttTTTCAATTCATTCCTCTCTTTAGCTACAGACTCTGTCTGTACCTGGAGCTGCTGTTTTACTTCTTGGTAAGATTTTTCCTATAAAACAGAAGAtacaagcaaatatttctggGAGCTTCTAAGACCAAATGCCAGGTATTTTCATAAGAGCTACAAAAGCCTTTATACAAAAtgtttgtggttgttttttgttgtttttttttccagtgaaaatgcTTTCCTCTCAGTTGTGgacattttcagttaaaaattcCAGTCATTAACAGTGATAAATCTAAGCTGAACATAGCTGATAACACATACTTTAAGGCAGCCACGTGCCAAAAAGATTTTCTGATTAGGAATAGCCTTCTTCTTATGGCTCTCCTCAGGATTCAAAATTTCTTGATGTTTTAAAACTCATGAGCAAACACATTGGCAAGATTATTATGCAAACAACTACATTTGAAGTCCAAATTCTACGCGCTGAAGTCAGTAATGAGACTCCACATGATTATAAGCAGAATCTGGAAAGCCTAAACTCGGGAAAAAAgcttttaggaaaaacaaatatttaaatagcagtaactaaagcaagcagaaaagcttATCTTATAAAggtgaaggaggaaaggaaaaagtgttatttttaactaGGAgcagatttatatttttatagaGTAGAATAAAAGTAGCTACCCGTGGGTTCTGGGAAATTATGACATGCAagatatttgaatatttattgaTACAGTCGTCAGTTGTATTACCAACAAAGCaaaagggggaaagaagaaaaggtgtaTTTTAAGGCTAGTCAGAGTTTATTCTTATTACCGTAGTACACTGCTTGGGTGAAGTATTTGTTACCACACTGCCATGTATGAGACCcctctgaaactgaaataatacTAGTGCTCTCATATACCCTTAAGTTAAGCATCTCCCAAAACAACCAAGGGTGTTACTCTGGCTGCAGTACACAGCTTTCCAGGATGTTCAGGCAAGTGCACAGGAAGGTTCTATATAAAAGGCTATGGCAAGGAAACACAAATGGCCTCTCTTCATATTTCTTCAATACAGTGGCAGTAATTAATTTCCATGCAGTCTCATCATATAGACACTATTTTCAGACAGAAACCAGTCTTAGTATCAGACAGTAAATACTTCAAACCTAATTTGTAATGAACAAAACTACTAaccatttctgctgcagctgctttccctttttctatttctttctctaattcttccttcttttttttgaaggatTCAGAACTTTTTGTGAGCTTCTCTTTGGTAGCTGTAAGGTCCTTTAATAGAGTATCCCTCTCTAATTTCACCTGTTGCAGCTCTGATGTTGCTGCTTGCATTTTACAGTCTAATTCCTTGAGTTGTTTACTTGTATCCTGACTTGATTTCTCAAAATTTTGTTTGAGGCTGGCGTTTTCCTCCTCTCGCTTTGAAATTTGCTGATTTGCTTGTTCAAGAGCCtcagatttcttctgtaaatCCAATTTAGCACTAGACAtactgcaaatacaaaataaaacagagaaaaataaaagatattttaagttGGTCTTCACAGGCTCTTTTGTATCATTAAACATCTTTATTTAAGGATATTAACTGTAGAACTATTTCAAAgaatgcctttttatttttgaacgTGGgcattttttctctccagtgaaGATATATCAGCAACTCTAAACGCTATTTTGAGaaggatttttcctttctcaaataCTGTGAGCAGGAGCTACTCCTTTGCTTCTTATGCGAAACCCACAAATCAATATTTGAAAGATACAGAGCTATGGATACTTCGAGATGAATCTTAGAGCTTCAAACTGTTCAGATATTTAACTGACAAGCACAGAGAATAAACTGGAATGCACTGAATCACAGCAGCCAGTGATTCACATGAGATGATGTGGCAGATGGAGTCTGCACGGCAGATAAAGTGCAAGAAAACAATCGGGACCTAGCTCAGTTCTCCTACCAGAGGGAATATATCACTTTTATCTATGATTTTAAGAAATTACAGGAGAGAAGAGCAAAATTTCAAGTGTATTCCAAACCACTCTAGTTTTATGTCCGACTTCAAAAAGTACTACAACACAGCGAACGCATACGCTTCTCTTTCCGCTTCAAGTTGTTTACTCAGTTCTGCTACTCGGAGGTCTAATTCTGTAGATTGCTGTCGCTGCTGCTGTAACTCCTGAAGAGCTTGTTCTTTGCCTGCTTTAGCATCAAGAATGTCAGCCTCAAGTTTCtgatacagaaaaacagaaaagttagAGCCATCGGAACACaaccaatcaaacaaaaataacaataaaaagcagaagtcatTCAGCAGTATTTACTGGAAAAAGTCCTTCCTGTAGAAAGCAGTGACAATTCTCACACACTATCCATCTCTTTCATTACTTGGCCACTTGCCTTTCATTATTTAGTTCCTGCAATTATTTTGCTCCCCCAGAAGTGAACTATTTTGGTAAAACATTCTGAAATCGCCTCTAAGGTAAATGCAAGGAATCATTTTACTGCAAAGTAATAAATAGAATgcagaaatctttaaaaagccATATACAGTGCTCAGCTTTGGGGCTAGGTTCTCAGCTACCAACAGTTCCAGCAGTTTCAAATGACTACTGATTTACATAGCCCCCGACTCTGACATTCTTTGTAACAACAGAGACATGAACTATAGCTATAAAGAAATCCTGTGCTTGTCTAAAAGaaggtttcttttgtttttagaagGTATTTGTTCGTTTATATGGAATATAAAGAATATAGCAAGCAGGTACTGCTTAGACTCCTCAACACGTTGGCTGCTTTACAGCCACTTCTACTTTTATGCAGTAGTCATAATACAAAATCATCAAGTTCCTCTGAGAAAATTCCTGAggatttctgttgtttgttgtgtgtttttttctccttttaaatactaCGCATTCAACTGGAATAACACAAAGAATGGTGATGACATGAAGACTTCTACACACAATTGCATTCCTGTTGACAGCATCAACAACACTGCTCAGTTTCACACTTAAGCTACCAGGAGGCTCATAAAATCTTGTGCAAGTAAACAGCGTATTCCTCCTAAGCATATGAGTCTACTGGTTACTTGTAAAACTTTggcaaaagaattaaaaataaaaacacgaATGAAAGCTGGTAGAAAAGCACATAAGCTAGGAAAAGCACCCTCTAGACTGCTCATCTCCTTCCAAACAGACACACAACACGAcaaaagaaattctgcattGCTCCTAAGATCTCTCTGTTATATGACTTCACATATTGTGATTTTGACTATCAAGAatgcttaataaaaaaaaattgaaatgtaaagctcaaattttaaaaacactgaagcattAGGAGTAATTCATAATTAGGAGTAATTCATATCAATAACTGAAAACGTTAGTATAGGAAAACATCTAAAGGTTCCGTAAACCTAATTATGGGCAATGTAAGAGAAAAACTAAGCCCAGGAATGGAATGCAAAATACAAGATCAAACCAGCAGACAAATATTTCTCGTACGTAAAAAGCCTTCATAAAGGTGTACTGAAAGGCTTTAGAAGTAAATTAAACCAGAAAGGTGGTATTAGCTTGGGCTAACCCATGTAACACACATTCCCTGGCACCACTTGGAATGTGTATAAACTTGAAGACTCTAATTTCAGGAAGTAGTCATCTTCCCTCTCACAGCAccttccaggcacagaggtCGGTAGAAGCACACTGAAGTAAAGTGGCAGCATAAGGGACCTCAGTGTGATACGTGAGCccagaaaaagagaatacaATTAAGGGTATATCAGAAAACACCggtgagaaagaaaatctacaGAAGTCATACTTCATATAAATCCTTCCCTGTAACTTGAGCACAGCTTTTATCAAATATTACCAAGCAGTGGTGAACATCAGTCTCAGTAAGCTCAGACACCATTCAATACAAACCTTAAGCTGCCCCTCTAGCTCTTCGGTTTTCTGTTCTAAATAAAGATGTTGCTCTTTGTAGTCTTTGAGATTGGCTTCCAGCTGAGAACAGTATTCCTGCTTGTCATTCAGCTTAGCTGTAACCTGATCCAACTGAATGCTGACCTTATTTAACTCCtgaggtaaaataaaataagagggTTGTTAGCTTCTAAATAGCTTCTAGAAATGACTAATGCCCTTTCAATATATGCTTTGAATGATCTAATGTgttgaaattaaaaaggaaaatgatgtttcctttttattctgaagCAGGAAATTGAGATGGAAAAACGCAAACAAATTCTCTTTGTTAAACACATCCCTCACAAACTTTATAGGCTATGAGCTAGATCTTAAAAAATGTGTTCAAGGTTATAAAGAGATGAGGAACTGCACATCGTAAACACTCAAGATCCTGGAGGTAATACAGTCATAATTAGAAAGTTACACTACAAAACCTTAGAGAAAACTTGTTGTCTTCCAGAAATGAAGCGCCATCAAAGAGGAAAGCCTGCAGCACGGTAACAATAAGCTCTCCACACACCAAAGATCATTTCAGATCATTGGTTCAACACAAAACAACATAATTTCCACTGGAGACATGAACACGATTGCCTTGTAACCACTAAGATGACAGTTACATCCAAGCTCCTTACTCTCCAAGCAAGCTGATTTGTTTAATTATTAGTTAACTATGAGTTTAATTAACAGTTCCAAAAAGAGGTCTTCTGTTTATAGCTATTAATTACATTCCCATCTAAAAATTGGTGCCTTTAGGAACTGCTGAATATTTCTCCTGAAATGACAACAGCATGGATTCTAATATCGCAAATATTTGATTCAGCACCTGGTAAAAAGGTGCAGTTGGATTAATGCAAACTAAAACATGCAATTTTAACAACAGCCATCATGTCTTTTTGTCAGTTGGCATGCAGATAATTATTTCTGAACAAAGACTTTTGATTTTGAATTTATCTGAATCTGTAATACAAGTTAACAGTTTTCAGTTGAACCCAGTGCATTCtataaacttttctttttcatagcaCATGAGTTAGAATTGTACTCAAATACCATAACTTAGACTACAAACCATGGCCAAACATACAGCAAGGACTGGATTTCTAAGTAAGTTCTTTACACTGCAAAATGTGGGTCCAGATTAcagcaaaaagaacagaaaacacatcatATGGTTAAAATATCCTACGTTATTATTTCCAAATGCATAGTCAcatatttatttagtttataATCAGACTATTCTTAGGTTTGTAAGTAGATTTTTAGGTAACATAGGAACTTTATGCTTGTGTGTTGCTCATAACCTGTTGTTTGTCTTGCAGTGCGTGCTGGGCGGTGTCCAGATGATTCTGAAGGTCTGCTCTTTGAGCAGCTTTTGATgcttctgctgaaagcagcaattCAGTTTTTGCTTTTACCTGAAAGACAAGTTGTACTTCATTAAAATGTCTATTATTAGTAAGTTCAATAGCAGTTTTCATGTactagtggggaaaaaaatgggttgggaagaggaaaatttttcaaattttagaaaaaaaaatcaacatgttAAACCACAGTTAGTTCCTTCTCTAagctaaaaaacaaaattaaaaaacagtcCGACTCATATTCTtctaaggaaatatttttacatagaagcaaaaaaagaaaaggaatagaCTTAATGTATTCACACACATGCGTACCTTGATAACTTCAGACTAAATGCTCATTTGAGGTTCTCTAAAATTTTTAGAGgcaaaaagaatttaaaaataactaaaatatgCTGCCACATGTATGCTATCTTTCACCACTACTAATGGCATTTCAGGGAGCAACTCCTCACTCCTTCCAAAATATCCAGCCACCTACATTCATATGGCAGCTATGAATGGTGATGGTGCATAGAGGCAATTCTCAGGGTCACTGACTACTGCAGCTTGCTATTTTTTATCTGTAACAGAAATGTTACTTCTCAAAGGCTGCAGGAAAGCTCACATTGCCTTAAAAACCAGTTACAACAGGTAATAAATTACTCAGTTTCAGCACTGAAGTCTTGCTGAAAAACAGTCCAGATACTGCAGCAAAGTCCACCAAAAACATCACAGAGCAACGTAAGTTACTAGACCTGCTCAGAAACTAAGTAACACTACTTAATGCAGTGTATTAATCAAACAAGAGTACTACCTGTTCCAAGTGTATTAAGTTAAGAAAACAATATCTGCCAAACTTCTGATCGAGGTGTTGTTTATTCTTTGTGATACTTGAACATAATTAGCTGGTTTTACCTTAAGAAGCACTTAACAGTAGGAAAGTCCACACTGAGATCATACTGGGGAATTGCCTTGTTTAGTTCAACTAAACTGACAACAAGGCAGCCtgcaaattttgttttgtttcagataaaAGCTACCAGAACGAGAAATGTCTAGGCAACAGCAAGATGTTAATGACTTAACAGACTTTCACTCTGGTGCACAGAACCCAGAAGTGGTAACAGCAGTTTTCTGGATGATTAACCGTTACAAATACAACAAAAGATGCTTGAAGACAAATATTCCCAACTTGATTATGAATTCCCACTAACACCACCAAAAATTAAATACccaataaagaaacaaacaaaaatccacctTGCTATCTATTCCTATTCTGAATGCACTCACATTTTCTCCAAGTTTATCTGCCTTATTCTGCTTCCTTTGTAGGTAGAAACATGTAGTTTTTCCCAGATGGCTTTGTACATTCTCCGGAGAGAATACAGAAATCACACAAAGGATTTATCATGGCTAGGCAGCACAGAGTGCCATTACCTGTACATCAAGTTGTGATACTTTCTCTTTACTTTCATTTAGTTGGCTGGTCAACTCAGTGATATTGGCTTCCAGAGAGAGCACACGGTCCTGAGCAGCTCTTAGATGTGCCTTCTGCTCCTGCACTTGCTCATGCAAATTCTCTTGGGCCTGTTTATGACTTTCTGATTGattcttcagcttctctgtCAGCTGAGTTACCTGTAGTGAAAAAAGGAGGTAAATAAAGACTGGAATAGGATGACCAAAAAAGTCACAAAACTGGGCATCTTATCACGGCTCTGGAGCTCCAACTTCAACTATGACAATAAAGCTACATTGTGCAGTGTCCGAGTTTCAACAGGATACcagttaaaaatggaaacaaaatggacTGATCAATTTTGCCTTACTGTAACAAAATCAATAACTGAAGAAACAACAGATGCAGGCTAGACTGAATTTTGGTACTGAAAGCAGGAAATATAcctcttttttaaataagaaacaaacacagataCACATCCAATTTTTTTAAGAGTATATTGTTAGTATGCATACATAGGAAACATCCAggaattctttcttctttgctgatAGCAGGTAAGTCACCAAAACACACACATCCTGTGAAATTTACGTAAGAACTTTATAGTatcaaagaaacagcaaagtaTAGAAAAGACCAGTGCTATATTTAATGAAAgaggaataaaggaaataagataCCATAATAAGTAAGAGCAAAGAAACAGGTTTCTGAATTCTTACCTGTATTTGCAGTGcatgatttttctcttgtagCTGGTTAAGAACTGCAGTTTCTCCCTCACCAGCTTGAATTTTCGCATACAAatcctctctttccttttcgAGCAGAGAGATATTTTCCTTACTCTTTTGAAGCAAGGCCTcaagattttgaattttttggTCCTTATCTCCAATTTGCCGTAGTACTTGTTCCAAATCATTCTAGAAAATCGCATAACAGCTTCCTTAATTATAGCAACCTTAGAAGTTACTCCTAATGCATAAAATGTTGGATAAATTCATTAAACACCCTCCATACATTCTATTTGAGATTTACACATTAAGACATTCGAACTATTTTAAAGTCCCATATGTCACttttacagagaaaacacactgaaaataatgaaattctgaaatacaCTTTCATGTGAGGCTATATAAGTAAGTTACCTGGGCTTCTCGTAGTTTTGATGTTGTGTTTTGTTGAAGTGTCTGCTGTTCTTGGTGCTGTTGTTTTGCCTTATCTAATTGATGTTGCAATTCTGTGGAATTTGCCACTTTTTCCTTTAGCTGGGAGAAAAAACCACTAATGAGTAAGCACCATTCAGTATTTCAATAGCATTCAATGTTCATTCTAGTGTCTGCAAAATCTATTCTAAACAAGAATATATGAAAATTGGTATAAAAGTGCATGATGCTAAGTTAAAGAATAAAACTCTAATCAAAGCATTTCTTATTAATAGGTGAGATCCTGAATCATAAGTGAAAACTATGTAACTATCAGACATATGTATTTTAGTTCTCAAAAATATAAGAGATAATAAGAGATTTtagtatggttttttttccaacacttGTTAAGATGTAACACGACTGATAATGCAGGTACCTGTAAAACAACATTATTAGCAGTTTTAGTAACAACTTCAGTTTAGTAGTCTCTCCTCTTTTATACTAGTAGCTTTACAAATTCTGACAACGTACCACTCAGATATTTGGCCAATCCCCATAGAGGTAGCAGAAAACCAGCAACACATACAAGAtgctcattaaaataaatgaaaattaataaaagcaagCAATTTCTACCCATCCACCacatataatttaaaaactaTCAGTGAGCTGCTGTGCCATgctcatatttttttcatggatatggaaaaaaaacacaacaatatCTACACACAAAACATTACCTATATGTGCTTAGATGCACctacatctttctttttacaaTTCTTATACAAAGATCAATgtaaaaagaactttttttcatctctgaagtATCATGAACATATACACACGAAATGAGCACTTaagatttacaaaatatttaacgGAAATGGTATTTAGACAGATTTTGACAATTTCATTGTAAGACTTCAACAATATTAGCCAAATGAGACTcccataaggaaaaaatctatAAACTGCAACATAACAATACAAGTATATACATGCTATTATCAGAAACAGTATAAATAAAAGTCTGCAGAAAATGTTCCTACCTGTTCTTCAGCACGAGAAAGCTTCAGTTGCAGATCAGCCACCTGCTGCTCTTTGTCCATCAGCTTTTCACTAGAGAGCTGCCTCTGTTCCTTAAGCCGCCCATGTGCTTCCCCTAGCTGGCGCTCTGTTTCTAGAAGTTTACTatgcagctgcaaaaaaaagaaaaaagaagttatcCATTTCTTCAGTCACTCTTTAGCCAATTTAGACTCAATTTGTGCCATGTTTGACCAAGATTGTCATTACTTGGAATAAAACAACTACATCAAATCCTGAATTCATGCAAGTAACATCATACAACGCAGAAACAGAAGTCACATCTAAGAACAGCATCAACTGCACAAGGGTAAGTAAATACTCAAAGCAGTAGGTAACAGGGACCTAGAACCATCCTCATTTATCTAGAGAATCCCTTCCACATCTGTTAGAAAGTTTTAACGGGAAAACAAATAGGGCAATctttcaaagacaaaagaacTATCATGTAAAATAGCAAAGCCTTAGAGCAATCTCACCTTACGTCTCAGTCACACAGACTCAGTGGCCAGAACACCGTGCCTTTACCTGCTGCACCGGCTCCAACAATacactgctctgcactgctggaCTACTAACCAGGAGTTGTTAGTTTGATCTAGGCATTCATTCTGTGCTGAGAAGACATGCATGAGTCTTCATTGCAGGGTGTACATAGTAACTTCAGTAGCTTATATTtcagcacctcccagcagcagagtgTAAGTCCGGGGGATGTGCTCTTCCAGCCGGACATAAACCTCCCTTGAAATTTTTGCGGTCATCAAAAGCGGTACTGCACAATTCACTGTTAGAGAAAAGCTCGCTCTATAAATTcaacttttcttcccttcagctTACCTCCAAAGGTTCTGGGTTACCTCCTACCTACTGCTACATTAACAAATTTAGGCATGCTCAAATGGAAGTTCAACTTGATGCAAAAACTGGAAGTGATTCagacactgcagcacagcaagacCTTTCTACAGGTATGAGGATTAATGATGCTTGGTTTCTTAGTAATTTACATCCAAGATATTCACATCATTCACCTTGTACATTCAGGTCCTCCCTCCGataccacagaatcatagaaaggcttgggctggaagggacatcaaagatcatccaagttccaactccctgcaatgggcagggttgccaaccactgaaATCAGGCACTAGATGAGGCTGttcagggccccatccagcctggtc
The Numida meleagris isolate 19003 breed g44 Domestic line chromosome 1, NumMel1.0, whole genome shotgun sequence genome window above contains:
- the EEA1 gene encoding early endosome antigen 1 isoform X3; amino-acid sequence: MKDLFEQKAAQLATEIVDLKAKYDEEISLREGAEQKMTNLTQELLKERSTIEDLKTELLQRPGVEDVAVLKKELVQVQTLMDKMTLERERESEKLKDECKHLQAEQANSEATINQLRAELAKGPQEVAVYVQELQKLQSSVKELEQKNQNLTEKLLKKEQEYSQLEEKHNEISVSKKNVQASFHQKDLDCQQLQAKLSASEASIQRLQTELGEKGEASQKLKEELSEVETKYQHLKAECKQLQQQREEKEQHGLQLQSELSQLHSKLLETERQLGEAHGRLKEQRQLSSEKLMDKEQQVADLQLKLSRAEEQLKEKVANSTELQHQLDKAKQQHQEQQTLQQNTTSKLREAQNDLEQVLRQIGDKDQKIQNLEALLQKSKENISLLEKEREDLYAKIQAGEGETAVLNQLQEKNHALQIQVTQLTEKLKNQSESHKQAQENLHEQVQEQKAHLRAAQDRVLSLEANITELTSQLNESKEKVSQLDVQVKAKTELLLSAEASKAAQRADLQNHLDTAQHALQDKQQELNKVSIQLDQVTAKLNDKQEYCSQLEANLKDYKEQHLYLEQKTEELEGQLKKLEADILDAKAGKEQALQELQQQRQQSTELDLRVAELSKQLEAEREAMSSAKLDLQKKSEALEQANQQISKREEENASLKQNFEKSSQDTSKQLKELDCKMQAATSELQQVKLERDTLLKDLTATKEKLTKSSESFKKKKEELEKEIEKGKAAAAEMEKSYQEVKQQLQVQTESVAKERNELKNSLEKKEGISKQLSVELDSTRAQVLEIQGLLKEKENSEQHLQGKLREIKESFEQKKKHSETLQAELKTALLEKAELENKLQQQAILSAQELKAEKGKLADLQKTHEKNKENMEKLQLDLYGKESELLATRQDLKSTEEKLALAQEEVVSSRNRIASNNQQIQELKKAKSVLEQDASKKEQQLGEKTKMLQDLQNERILKEKDLANEKCKTTELQEIRNRLEKESAKLSEELRICKQEFEKEVANLKDAKQLLIQQKLELQGKMDNMNSTLEQEKKNQQAVKDQLKKREEELKKECAEIEAKLHSEVKEKEEENRKHEEKETKLTMQVTALNENLATMKKEWQSSQRRVSELEKQTDDLRGDIAVLEATVQNNQDERRALLERCIKSEGEIEKLQSKLVEMKKKLDNTTAAMQELGRENQSLQIKHTQALNRKWAEDNEVQNCMACGKGFSVTVRRHHCRQCGNIFCAECSAKNALTPSSKKPVRVCDTCFNDLQG